In a genomic window of Weissella tructae:
- a CDS encoding UDP-N-acetylglucosamine 1-carboxyvinyltransferase, which yields MKKLVIRGGRPLSGEVTIGGAKNSTVALIPAAILSEDPVRFDNVPDILDVYNLQVILESMNVKSDFTDGVLTIDPTQIVEAELPSTAIKSLRASYYFMGSLLGRFGRATVTFPGGDNIGPRPIDQHIKGFEALGATVTEENDTVHIVAENGLKGARIFLDMVSVGATMNIILAAVHAEGTTILENAAKEPEIIDLAMFLNNMGADVRGAGTDVIRIAGVEHLGSQATHTIIPDRIEAGTYLSIAAAQGEGVLVKNVIPEHMEAFISKMIEMGVELDVRDDSIYVPASKDLKPITVKTAPYPSFATDLQQPITPLLSRAQGESKIVETIYPARTRHVPELNSLGMVIESNESGLITIGHTDKMEGAVVKAAEIRAGAALVIAGLMSDGETIVEDAEHVLRGYDHIITKLTNLNADIEIVED from the coding sequence ATGAAGAAGCTAGTTATTCGTGGGGGCCGCCCTTTGAGCGGTGAAGTCACAATTGGTGGAGCGAAAAACTCAACAGTTGCCTTGATCCCAGCGGCAATTTTGTCAGAAGATCCAGTTCGTTTTGATAACGTGCCTGATATCTTGGATGTTTACAACCTACAAGTTATTTTGGAATCAATGAACGTGAAGTCTGACTTTACGGATGGTGTCTTGACGATTGATCCAACACAAATCGTTGAAGCTGAATTGCCATCAACAGCAATCAAGAGTTTGCGTGCCTCATACTACTTCATGGGATCATTGTTGGGACGTTTTGGACGTGCGACAGTGACTTTCCCAGGTGGAGATAACATCGGACCTCGTCCAATTGATCAACACATTAAGGGATTTGAAGCCTTGGGTGCGACTGTTACTGAAGAAAATGACACAGTACATATCGTTGCTGAAAATGGTTTGAAGGGTGCACGTATCTTCTTGGACATGGTCTCAGTTGGTGCAACAATGAACATCATTTTGGCCGCTGTTCATGCCGAAGGAACAACAATTCTAGAAAACGCTGCTAAGGAACCAGAAATTATTGATTTGGCAATGTTCTTGAATAACATGGGTGCTGATGTGCGTGGTGCGGGAACAGATGTTATCCGTATTGCAGGAGTTGAACATCTTGGTTCACAAGCAACACACACAATTATTCCTGACCGTATTGAAGCTGGGACATACCTTTCAATTGCGGCTGCGCAAGGTGAAGGTGTCTTGGTTAAGAACGTGATTCCTGAACATATGGAAGCCTTCATTTCAAAGATGATTGAAATGGGAGTTGAACTTGATGTTCGTGATGACAGTATTTATGTGCCTGCTTCAAAGGACTTGAAGCCAATCACAGTGAAGACTGCACCATACCCAAGTTTCGCGACTGACTTGCAACAACCAATCACACCATTGTTGAGCCGTGCACAAGGTGAAAGTAAGATTGTTGAAACAATCTACCCAGCTCGTACACGTCACGTGCCTGAACTAAATAGTTTGGGGATGGTTATCGAATCAAATGAATCAGGATTGATTACAATTGGTCACACTGACAAGATGGAAGGAGCTGTTGTTAAGGCTGCTGAAATTCGCGCCGGAGCAGCTTTGGTGATCGCTGGATTGATGTCTGATGGTGAAACAATCGTTGAAGATGCAGAACACGTTTTGCGTGGATATGACCACATCATCACTAAGTTGACTAACTTGAATGCAGATATTGAAATAGTAGAAGACTAA
- a CDS encoding DEAD/DEAH box helicase: MKFSELGLTKDLLTAIEKHGYEEATPIQEKTIPLTLDGKDVIGQAQTGTGKTAAFGLPILEMIDTTDTKPQALVVSPTRELAIQTQDELFKLGREKRVRVQAVFGGADIRRQINGLQHGAHIVVGTPGRLIDHIRRGTIDLSQVKTLILDEADEMLNMGFLDDIEAILKAVPDQRQTLLFSATMPPAIKRIGVQFMKDPIHVQIEAKELTTDLVEQFYVRVKESEKFDALTRILDVQQPKLAIMFGRTKRRVDELTRGLELRGYKAAGIHGDLTQQKRSQVLKQFKNHELRILVATDVAARGLDVSGVDYVYNFDIPQDPESYVHRIGRTGRAGAEGTSVTFVTSAEMDYLKDIEKLTKKRMTPLKPATYEEAVSGRLGAATDRVEKLVKRANVSLAEEEINNLVEKYDAQTLAAALLGAVADISDMETPVTLSHERPLPRKRGGQGGGRGGYRGGNRNGGRGGDRGGNRREGGRGGYRGGNRNGGRDGGRDGGSRREGGNRNGGSSRREGGNGGQRRSRDFVIRNND, encoded by the coding sequence TTGAAGTTTTCAGAGTTGGGTCTAACAAAAGACCTATTAACAGCCATTGAAAAGCATGGTTATGAAGAAGCAACACCTATCCAAGAAAAGACAATTCCATTGACTTTGGATGGAAAAGACGTCATTGGTCAAGCCCAAACAGGTACTGGTAAGACAGCTGCCTTTGGTCTACCAATCTTGGAAATGATTGACACGACAGATACTAAGCCTCAAGCCTTGGTTGTCTCACCAACACGTGAATTGGCAATCCAAACACAAGACGAATTGTTCAAGCTAGGACGTGAAAAGCGCGTTCGTGTACAAGCTGTCTTTGGTGGAGCTGACATCCGTCGCCAAATCAACGGTTTGCAACATGGTGCACACATCGTTGTGGGAACACCAGGTCGTTTGATCGACCACATTCGTCGTGGAACAATTGATTTGTCACAAGTTAAGACATTGATCTTGGACGAAGCTGACGAAATGTTGAACATGGGATTCTTGGATGATATCGAAGCAATCTTGAAGGCAGTGCCAGACCAACGTCAAACATTGCTATTCTCAGCAACTATGCCACCAGCTATCAAGCGTATTGGTGTGCAATTCATGAAGGATCCTATTCACGTCCAAATCGAAGCGAAGGAATTGACAACTGACTTGGTTGAACAATTCTACGTACGCGTTAAGGAAAGTGAAAAGTTTGATGCTTTGACTCGTATTTTGGACGTGCAACAACCTAAGTTGGCTATCATGTTCGGACGTACAAAGCGTCGTGTTGACGAATTGACTCGTGGTTTGGAACTACGTGGTTACAAGGCCGCTGGAATCCACGGTGACTTGACTCAACAAAAGCGTTCTCAAGTTTTGAAGCAATTCAAGAACCACGAACTACGTATTTTGGTTGCGACTGACGTTGCTGCCCGTGGTTTGGACGTTTCAGGTGTGGACTACGTCTACAACTTCGATATTCCACAAGACCCAGAATCATACGTTCACCGTATTGGACGTACTGGTCGTGCCGGAGCCGAAGGAACTTCTGTAACTTTCGTTACAAGTGCCGAAATGGACTACTTGAAGGACATTGAAAAGTTGACTAAGAAGCGCATGACGCCTTTGAAGCCAGCTACTTATGAAGAAGCTGTATCTGGACGTCTAGGTGCTGCAACTGATCGTGTTGAAAAGTTGGTTAAGCGTGCAAACGTAAGCTTGGCTGAAGAAGAAATCAACAACTTGGTTGAAAAGTACGACGCACAAACATTGGCTGCTGCCCTATTGGGTGCCGTAGCTGATATTTCAGATATGGAAACACCAGTTACACTATCACACGAACGTCCATTGCCACGTAAGCGTGGTGGACAAGGTGGTGGTCGTGGTGGATACCGTGGCGGAAACCGTAATGGTGGACGCGGTGGTGACCGTGGTGGAAACCGTCGTGAAGGTGGTCGTGGTGGATACCGTGGTGGAAACCGCAACGGTGGACGCGATGGTGGCCGTGACGGTGGATCACGTCGCGAAGGTGGAAACCGTAATGGTGGATCATCACGTCGTGAAGGTGGAAACGGTGGACAACGTCGTTCACGCGATTTCGTAATCCGTAACAACGATTAA
- the acpS gene encoding holo-ACP synthase produces MILGHGVDVQSITAVAKVVERQARFPATILTTAEMALYDRKRGKHQNEFLTGRFSAKEAFSKAIGTGMSQGLGWHDLEIVTGESGEPVFVKYPNQEEIRVHVSISHSADTVFTSVILEREDER; encoded by the coding sequence ATGATTTTAGGCCATGGAGTAGATGTACAATCGATTACAGCTGTTGCAAAAGTGGTGGAACGCCAAGCGCGCTTCCCGGCCACTATTTTGACTACGGCTGAAATGGCACTCTATGATCGAAAACGTGGCAAGCATCAAAATGAATTTTTGACAGGTCGTTTTTCGGCTAAAGAAGCGTTTAGTAAGGCTATCGGCACGGGTATGAGTCAAGGATTAGGTTGGCATGACTTGGAGATTGTTACTGGCGAGTCAGGTGAACCGGTGTTTGTTAAATATCCGAATCAAGAAGAGATTCGCGTTCATGTGTCTATTTCGCATAGCGCTGACACGGTCTTTACCTCAGTGATTTTGGAGCGAGAAGATGAAAGATAA
- the alr gene encoding alanine racemase has translation MKDNEMMGAPIAVHRPAWLEISESALIHNVKYVRQLTDAKRFCAVVKANAYGHGLAQVVPAVLKAGADCLAVATMDEGIWLRQFGVSVPVFILGITDAKHARLLSEYNLIPAVATNAWLLEANEQLHMDDELQIALVVDTGMGRIGFTDNEQLLQAAEWVNASDKMRIQSIWTHFATADETSDSYFQKQLTTWHERVDGLPLSDDVWRHLANSATSLWHEQPSDDMIRVGAAMYGFDASQGALPNRDLQPVMSLKAELVHIKHVPAGTSISYGATYTTETDEWIATVPIGYADGYRRALQGTYVLLPDGRKAPVVGRVAMDQMMIRLPEELPLGTVVTLLGSVDNEVISLEDLADELNTIPYEIATSMAQRLPRRVIE, from the coding sequence ATGAAAGATAATGAAATGATGGGTGCGCCAATTGCGGTACATCGCCCGGCTTGGTTAGAAATATCTGAGTCAGCATTAATACATAACGTGAAATATGTTCGACAATTGACAGATGCGAAGCGATTTTGTGCGGTTGTGAAGGCTAATGCTTACGGGCATGGTTTAGCGCAAGTTGTACCAGCAGTATTGAAAGCTGGAGCGGATTGTTTAGCAGTTGCGACAATGGATGAGGGTATTTGGTTACGTCAATTTGGCGTAAGTGTTCCTGTGTTTATTTTAGGAATTACAGATGCGAAGCATGCACGTTTACTGTCAGAATATAATCTAATTCCAGCGGTAGCTACTAATGCGTGGTTACTTGAAGCTAATGAACAATTGCATATGGATGATGAGCTTCAAATTGCCCTTGTTGTTGACACGGGTATGGGACGTATCGGATTTACCGATAATGAACAATTATTGCAGGCTGCGGAATGGGTCAACGCCTCTGATAAAATGCGTATTCAATCTATTTGGACGCATTTTGCCACAGCGGATGAGACGAGCGATTCATATTTCCAGAAGCAATTAACTACGTGGCATGAACGTGTTGATGGGCTACCTTTATCAGACGATGTTTGGCGTCATTTGGCAAATTCAGCGACATCATTGTGGCATGAACAACCAAGTGATGACATGATTCGTGTTGGTGCGGCTATGTACGGATTTGATGCCTCGCAAGGAGCGCTTCCAAATCGTGATTTACAACCAGTGATGAGTTTGAAGGCGGAGCTTGTACATATTAAACATGTTCCGGCGGGTACTTCAATTTCATATGGAGCCACGTATACAACGGAAACTGATGAATGGATTGCTACGGTGCCAATTGGCTATGCGGATGGGTATCGTCGTGCTTTACAGGGAACATATGTATTATTGCCGGACGGACGTAAAGCGCCTGTTGTAGGGCGTGTTGCGATGGATCAAATGATGATTCGTTTGCCTGAAGAACTACCATTAGGGACGGTAGTCACGTTATTGGGGTCAGTCGACAATGAAGTAATTAGCTTGGAAGATTTAGCGGATGAATTAAATACAATTCCGTATGAAATTGCGACAAGTATGGCACAACGCCTACCACGTCGAGTTATTGAGTAG
- a CDS encoding type II toxin-antitoxin system PemK/MazF family toxin yields the protein MGKEVEVKRGDVFFINLDPVVGSEQGGQRPAVIIQNNVGNRYSPTVIVAPITARISKPKMPTHVALPAETKLTGVNRNSVILCEQIRTIDKQRLQDKIGMLPGKIVTELNKAIAVSVNV from the coding sequence ATGGGTAAAGAAGTAGAAGTAAAAAGAGGCGATGTCTTCTTCATTAATTTAGACCCGGTTGTAGGATCGGAACAAGGTGGACAACGTCCAGCTGTGATTATTCAAAACAATGTGGGGAATCGTTATTCACCAACGGTGATTGTTGCGCCAATTACGGCACGAATTTCTAAGCCGAAAATGCCAACACATGTGGCATTGCCAGCTGAGACAAAGCTAACCGGAGTGAATCGTAATTCTGTTATTTTGTGTGAACAAATTAGAACGATTGATAAGCAACGTCTGCAAGATAAAATCGGTATGTTACCGGGGAAAATTGTGACGGAACTGAACAAGGCTATCGCAGTTAGTGTGAATGTATAA
- the helD gene encoding RNA polymerase recycling motor HelD, with protein sequence MEEQEWQLERQRLVVVNEELATQLVDSELEYEKAHAETSAVERNYGANTSINTLEEDDSMETNAEIQQQRNIVARVTETENIMQKKLQTLKTLTGSPYFGRVNLVEDGYKEKLYIGLASLQGEDGDFLINDWRAPISGVYYNGVLGKVTYPTPVGEQEAFLEKKRQFTIEDGEIVNMFDTDVTIGDEMLQYTLGQQNDDTMHNIVATIQQEQNRIIRDTESDLLVVQGVAGSGKTSAILQRIAFLLFHAREELNSDQIVLFSPNRLFSSYIADVLPSLGERNMRQVTLHEFLSARLQGLQVQTLFERYEHADEVVQTARQAMTTAIEAPELYDCLVNYLSQVRPQEVRFADVYFDDEIWFSADEFKEVFASFPAAYSFVERMKMTQEVFLERLTEQYTELIHDEWVELGLDALSNQEYQALRLNQDGDLMDDEDTHAIHEEVAQRYVAERLRSVDDAVYNFAFVDVYAQYADFLVALGDMQYATLNADWWALKAERYSQQLELHKIDYEDAIPVLYLRDLMTGAGTNQYMQYIFVDEMQDYTQLQMLYLKHAFPRAKFTLLGDAEQALFRAVETPSELLGKYKTIFGDQRVSFVQLNKSYRSTTEIMDFAKALLPDGDEIVSFERHGAKPELSVLSMDDISEELATLIGDIQTRQQTVAVVTKTQQDAHIVGEALRRFEIQHQVIENEDRTRDEHVLVLPIYLAKGLEFDAVVGYDVSAENYPDDESVGLLYTLASRAMHELHLISKGPATPLLETVMSYITLK encoded by the coding sequence ATGGAAGAGCAAGAATGGCAGTTGGAACGTCAGCGTTTAGTAGTTGTGAATGAAGAATTGGCCACACAATTGGTTGATAGTGAGTTGGAATATGAGAAAGCTCATGCAGAAACTAGTGCCGTTGAACGAAATTATGGTGCGAATACGTCTATTAATACTCTTGAAGAAGACGATTCCATGGAAACCAACGCTGAAATTCAGCAACAACGTAATATTGTGGCACGTGTTACTGAAACCGAAAACATTATGCAGAAAAAGCTGCAAACATTGAAAACTTTGACGGGAAGTCCTTATTTTGGTCGCGTTAACTTAGTGGAAGATGGTTATAAAGAAAAATTATATATTGGTTTAGCGTCTTTGCAGGGAGAAGACGGTGACTTTTTGATTAATGATTGGCGCGCGCCGATTAGTGGAGTCTATTATAACGGGGTCTTGGGGAAAGTTACATATCCAACACCCGTAGGGGAACAAGAAGCGTTTTTGGAAAAGAAGCGTCAATTCACCATCGAAGACGGTGAAATTGTGAATATGTTTGATACGGATGTGACCATTGGTGACGAAATGCTGCAATATACATTGGGGCAACAAAACGATGACACAATGCATAATATTGTGGCGACGATTCAACAAGAACAAAATCGTATTATTCGAGATACGGAAAGTGATTTGTTAGTTGTTCAAGGAGTTGCTGGGTCGGGGAAGACGTCAGCGATTTTGCAACGAATTGCATTTTTACTTTTCCATGCACGTGAAGAATTAAACTCTGATCAAATTGTTCTCTTTTCACCGAATCGATTGTTTTCAAGTTATATTGCGGATGTTTTACCCTCATTGGGTGAACGAAATATGCGTCAGGTAACGCTACATGAATTTTTGAGCGCTCGTCTACAAGGGTTGCAAGTACAGACTCTGTTTGAACGTTATGAACATGCTGATGAAGTCGTACAAACAGCTCGACAAGCGATGACAACAGCCATAGAAGCCCCTGAATTGTATGACTGTTTGGTGAATTATTTATCTCAGGTACGCCCGCAAGAAGTTCGTTTTGCGGATGTTTATTTTGATGATGAAATTTGGTTTAGCGCCGATGAATTTAAAGAGGTGTTTGCTTCGTTCCCGGCAGCGTATTCTTTCGTGGAACGCATGAAAATGACGCAAGAGGTCTTTTTGGAGCGCCTGACGGAACAATATACTGAGTTAATCCATGATGAATGGGTTGAGTTGGGATTGGATGCATTGAGTAATCAAGAGTATCAAGCCCTACGATTGAATCAAGATGGTGATTTAATGGATGATGAGGATACTCATGCCATTCATGAAGAGGTTGCACAACGATATGTTGCTGAGCGCTTACGTAGTGTAGATGATGCAGTTTATAATTTTGCTTTTGTTGATGTATACGCGCAATACGCTGATTTTCTTGTGGCGCTTGGCGACATGCAATATGCAACTCTGAATGCGGATTGGTGGGCATTGAAGGCGGAACGCTATAGCCAACAATTAGAGCTGCATAAAATTGATTATGAAGATGCGATTCCGGTTTTGTATCTACGTGATTTAATGACTGGTGCTGGAACTAACCAATATATGCAGTATATCTTTGTGGACGAGATGCAAGATTATACACAATTGCAGATGTTGTATTTGAAACACGCCTTCCCGCGTGCGAAATTTACATTGTTAGGTGATGCAGAACAAGCGTTATTCCGTGCGGTAGAAACACCTAGTGAGCTCCTAGGAAAGTATAAAACAATCTTTGGTGATCAACGCGTAAGTTTCGTGCAATTAAATAAGTCGTATCGTTCAACGACTGAGATTATGGATTTTGCCAAAGCGTTGTTACCTGATGGGGATGAGATTGTTAGTTTTGAACGTCATGGTGCCAAACCTGAATTAAGTGTGTTATCTATGGATGATATTTCTGAAGAATTGGCCACTTTGATTGGCGATATTCAAACGAGGCAGCAAACTGTTGCGGTTGTGACTAAGACACAACAGGATGCGCATATTGTAGGTGAAGCGTTACGTCGTTTTGAGATTCAACATCAAGTTATTGAAAATGAAGATCGAACACGTGATGAACATGTCTTGGTTTTGCCGATTTATTTGGCTAAAGGATTAGAGTTTGATGCAGTTGTTGGATACGATGTTTCAGCTGAAAATTATCCAGATGATGAATCAGTTGGTTTGTTGTATACTTTGGCCTCTCGAGCAATGCATGAATTGCATTTGATTTCTAAAGGACCTGCAACACCATTGCTTGAAACGGTTATGTCGTATATAACTTTAAAGTGA
- the trpS gene encoding tryptophan--tRNA ligase — MTNKKVLLTGDRPTGQLHIGHYVGSLKNRVAMQNSGDYTPFIMIADKQAFTDNARDPEKVHNSVLQVALDYLAIGIDPSKTTIFIQTSVPALSELTEYFLNLVTVARLQRNPTVKAEIQQKGFGSSIPAGFFTYPVSQAADIALFKGEVVPVGDDQEPMIEQSREIIRTFNNYYGDILVEPEAVFPPKGHGRIPGLDGDAKMSKSLGNAIYLADDEETLWTKVKSMYTDPTHLHVEDPGHVEGNMVFTYLDIFDPDTEKVAELKAQYQAGGLGDMKIKKYLFEVLNNELGPIRERRAKLAENPEAVMQMLAEGSAKARAAAEVTMQEVRDAMGINYWN, encoded by the coding sequence ATGACAAATAAAAAAGTACTATTAACAGGTGATCGCCCAACTGGGCAATTGCACATTGGGCATTATGTTGGTTCATTAAAGAACCGTGTTGCGATGCAAAATTCAGGTGACTATACACCATTTATTATGATTGCGGATAAGCAAGCATTTACAGACAATGCTCGCGACCCAGAAAAGGTTCATAATTCAGTATTGCAAGTTGCGCTAGACTACCTTGCTATTGGGATTGATCCAAGTAAGACAACTATCTTTATTCAAACTTCTGTCCCTGCGTTGTCAGAATTAACAGAATATTTCTTGAATTTGGTGACAGTTGCACGTTTGCAACGTAACCCAACTGTGAAGGCGGAAATTCAACAAAAAGGATTTGGTAGTTCAATTCCAGCTGGATTCTTTACATACCCAGTTTCTCAAGCAGCGGACATCGCCTTGTTTAAGGGTGAAGTTGTCCCGGTTGGGGATGACCAAGAACCGATGATTGAACAATCTCGTGAAATTATCCGTACATTTAACAACTATTACGGAGATATTTTGGTTGAGCCAGAAGCAGTTTTCCCACCAAAGGGACACGGGCGTATTCCAGGGCTTGATGGGGATGCTAAGATGTCTAAGTCATTAGGAAATGCTATTTACTTAGCTGATGACGAAGAAACATTGTGGACTAAGGTTAAGTCAATGTACACTGACCCAACACACCTTCATGTGGAAGATCCAGGACACGTTGAAGGAAACATGGTATTCACATACTTGGATATCTTTGATCCTGATACTGAAAAGGTTGCGGAGTTGAAGGCTCAATACCAAGCTGGTGGTTTGGGTGATATGAAGATTAAGAAGTACTTGTTTGAAGTATTGAACAATGAATTGGGCCCAATTCGTGAACGCCGTGCAAAGTTAGCTGAAAATCCTGAAGCAGTTATGCAAATGTTAGCTGAAGGATCAGCTAAAGCGCGTGCTGCTGCTGAAGTAACCATGCAAGAAGTTCGTGATGCAATGGGAATTAACTACTGGAACTAA
- a CDS encoding exopolyphosphatase translates to MQWELTTGTKVRINDMGSYLAIVDLGSNSTRMVVEELQGDGEFRELKRRKIDTRLAEGMQENAGALTTDAINRVLDALREFQDVYMQYPNVKVRGIATAAVREATNQSEFLAHVKQAINLDIQVLSGDEEAYYDYLGVVTSLPDVEDAWLLDTGGASVELADIVSQADQNLTSLPFGAVNLSEKFNLNLETVELSSVESAMKSVQQQYFDLGWIKPQGDRPVVLLGGANRVLARLDRERKGLSNSNDFHGYRMQAADIIQIFKEMVLMPCSERRVLLNKDANRADIMLGGLVPLVVLLNQTGAKEVLFSSSGVREGLLQEYKKQY, encoded by the coding sequence ATGCAATGGGAATTAACTACTGGAACTAAAGTAAGGATAAATGACATGGGAAGTTATTTAGCGATTGTTGATTTAGGATCTAACTCAACCCGAATGGTGGTCGAAGAACTACAAGGTGATGGTGAATTCCGAGAGTTGAAGCGTCGAAAGATTGATACGCGTCTTGCTGAAGGGATGCAAGAAAATGCAGGCGCTTTGACGACTGATGCAATTAACCGTGTCTTGGATGCCTTACGTGAATTTCAAGATGTTTACATGCAATATCCGAATGTTAAAGTTCGAGGAATTGCAACTGCTGCAGTACGTGAAGCAACAAATCAAAGTGAATTTTTAGCACATGTAAAGCAAGCGATAAATCTTGATATTCAAGTCTTGTCAGGTGATGAAGAGGCTTATTATGATTATTTAGGTGTTGTAACATCATTGCCAGACGTCGAAGATGCCTGGTTACTAGATACAGGTGGTGCTAGTGTTGAATTAGCTGATATTGTGTCGCAGGCAGATCAAAATTTAACAAGTTTACCATTTGGGGCTGTGAATTTATCTGAAAAATTCAATTTGAATTTGGAAACGGTTGAATTGTCTTCAGTTGAAAGTGCAATGAAATCTGTGCAGCAACAATATTTCGATTTAGGCTGGATTAAGCCGCAAGGAGACCGACCTGTGGTGCTTCTTGGTGGCGCAAACCGTGTGCTAGCTAGACTGGATCGTGAACGTAAAGGTCTTTCAAACTCAAATGATTTTCATGGGTACAGGATGCAGGCGGCTGATATTATCCAAATTTTTAAAGAGATGGTCTTGATGCCGTGCTCAGAACGTCGTGTATTGTTGAATAAAGATGCTAATCGTGCCGACATTATGTTGGGTGGGTTGGTGCCTTTAGTAGTGCTTTTGAATCAAACTGGGGCAAAAGAAGTTTTGTTTTCATCTTCTGGCGTACGTGAAGGTTTGTTGCAAGAATACAAAAAACAATACTGA